The Bombus vancouverensis nearcticus chromosome 5, iyBomVanc1_principal, whole genome shotgun sequence genome segment aaatgtattatgatacaataaaatattacgttgatGATAAATGAAATTGTATACATTTTTCTTACAGAAACAGATGTTGTATGAGAAATAAATGGATAGAAATTTGTTCCAATCTTCATTTTTGCATTGAATTCTGTtagataaaaattataaacGCTTAGTAAGATCGCTATTACTGACTCAAAAAATCattgtatttaatataacaatacttaCAAACCCtgaaaatttaaagaagaaatatataatacaaagtaagattaaaaaaaataagtTTTGCTATACAATTTAGATTATATGCAACTGAATTAACAAGTAGTAAATTAGTATTCGTTATCTATAATAACTGGAACTGAACGTCTAATGAATGAATGTCAACTGATTTTCAGGATACTGTGAATGATGAACATCATTACATTATTATACTTACAAATACACTCGCTACAATATTATCTATTTACTTATATAACATTATCATTCTCAATATACGTGGCCAATAAGAACAGATTTGTACTTGCATTGAAATCGTTAAGTTAACTCCAATCACTTCGCACAGCCCAGTATAGTGTGtatgttttcatattttttgtttttgttttctttaaaaatacaatttctcaTTGGATGGCAGCATTCTTATCAAAAAGTTGGCTTGGAGAATGTTGTAATGACATTTAGGAAGAGATTAGGGATTTTCTAGTAGATActaatttgttaataaatatgtgAGTTGTTCCAATTGTTAATGTGAATATCACAGAGGCTTGATCGGAATATCTTTTTGTAGGAAAATAGGTATCTACATATTACGATGGTAGTAAAGGTTAAAATACTCTTAATATGGGAAAGTTAGTTCTTAAAAATGCAATACACTATACATGGGCTAAACGCATTACAACACACCTCCCTTTACCTGGTCATTAGAATTATTCATCAGTATCTAATAACTTGTGTCGAATGTGCGGTAATATGGAGTATTTGTAACATTCGCTATTGAAGTAACTGTCGACTGCGAGTGATATTGCTAGAGCCAGAAGTAAGAGAAAATGTGATGGGGATTTCTTTCTTATTATCTTTTGTTATTCCCTTATATTTATTTGGGCCTAGATCGCAGCGGTTGCTACCTGCGTGAGATCAATCCATTGCTTGTTCCTACTGTTGGTGTCATTTCAAGCTCTACTAATAAAGGAAAATGatctgaaaaaaaaaacagttaatttatatttaatatataaatgtcGATTATATTTTGTAGAAAGATTTTATTAAGCTTTATAAATCATCATAgaaatttcgtttctttattgTCTTACCCGATGGAACGTGTGGATGTGGACAACCAACTACTTTATGTTCTTTAAACCAATCTGCACTTAGAGGACCTAAAAGTCCTAATGGTACCATACTTTGTTTCGAGTAGAAAATGTAATCTATTATACCTTTGAATTCGAATCTGTAAGAAAGGGGAGAGCTAGGATCTTATCTTCCATTCTATATGAAGTAAAAACAAGGTATTAACATAATGTATAAGTAAAACTTACGTATAATTAGTATAGGGCATGATATCTTCACTATATGCAGATGCAAGTTTAAAAGAATGAGTGAATTCATTAGGTTTATCGCAACCAGAGATCTTCTGTAAGCATGATTTATAAGCTAAGTCTTTAAAGTCACGGTGATCAGCCGCTACTCGCCCCGAAGTAAGAAATTCAATTACAcctaaaaaaagatatttaaataaatgtaaaagacAAAAATATCAGATATAAATATTATCACattatgtaataaaaatattatttaatatttgaaagaaaattagATTAGTCAACGTAAGTGTTTCGAtaataaaggaaaaagggaCGAAATCAAcgtattatttataaatgtcTTATTCTTCAtaaaaaacgataaaaataaaatatattcaaagtgAATTTTCAAGATACTTAAAAGTAATTCTTTCAGAAATAAAATCTTATTATATCTATATCCTATATTTTGTTATACGACATGAATCATCGGATGAAATATCCATTAACATGGCAagtgatattaaaaattaataaaatagaaattaaatattaaatcaaaCATTAAAAATCTAAATATAGAGATTTCAGAATTAGTCTATGTTTTCTATAACTTAATTATTACGAACATGCACTTTCTCTAGATTAAGATTGGACTTAAAGTTATTTTTACAGAACAAAGTTAAATTGCTACTcctattttattaaatactgtataaaaaaaatgtttatttcaaacagcctttatattaaaatattttatactaatATTCTCAAATAAGTGATATAAAGACATCCAAGTATTACggttcaatttataaatattgtaaagtCGACCAGTCGCGGAAgaacgcgatcgcgaggaagcgcgtcaacggaagtcgtaaattcctgttgCGATTATagtaatcgacgccgcgaatagatcgatccccttatttctgtTGGGATAATAGGAACAGTTGAGTTGGTATAACACTGCGGTTAACAGgttataatacatattttatttccaacagCTGATTTCACTGATAATGTAAATGTTCGGAGATATTCGTGGGTTAGGCTACGACGTCGAATTGTAATGTCTTTTACAATCAAGTTTAAAGTGTTCGACTCGTATCGATATTAGCCATTTGACGAGTGGCGACTAAGTTTTGACTCTTTTACATTTACAtctacattttacaattttaaatgATACTCTACAATGTAAGATTCTTttttagatattgtgttagcctgTTCTGATTTTTAAGCAAATAAGGAAACCATACATTTTAATATACTTGGTTGTTTATACAATACGGTATGTAtcgcaatttttctttttactgatttccatgctatatacaataaattatttgcaattaatGCTTTGATTTTGTTTGAACATGTTTGCTTGATCGTCGATGGAAAATAATGCCAGGGAACGCGAAACTCAAGTATACGGTACGATCGCTCGCttttttcttataaaaattattatatcaaaGTAACAGGCACTCGAGAGTGCCATAATTTAGGCTTCTCTCGGCACTGCGTCCTAAGCCAAGGGCTCAGTAGAGTCGTCAACGAAGACGAAAGTTCaagaaatatatgtatcatacaGTCTATTAAAACTTTAATCTTATAATTTAATCTTACTTTAGCAAACTTTACGAAACTTTACTAAACTCACGGTAGCCTTTTAAGAGTTTCAAGACGTTCTTAATTGAAGTTTTCTTCTCTGAAGTTAGCGAATTATTTGCGAATAGTTCTATCAGATAGAAAGCCTTTTCTGTGGACATCACACACCTCATTTGGTGTTTCAGCGATATCTTTTTCTGTTTGAAAAAGAAATCTTTCAAATCTCGACAATGTATTCTACTCTCtactatatgtaaaatattgtcCTGAAAAACCAACCAATCGTAATGAACGTTGTTTCAAAAGACACGTGAAAAGAACAATCTTCCATCTTTTTTCGACGTGTTCAAATACTGCCTCTACAAGAAGTGCAAGAAACCGACGTTTTCGGACAATTCAGAGCATTTTAGAAAATAAAGTATCGTGTAAAATTGTATGTAAAGCTAACGTATAAGATATAAATGATAGTATAGTTTACCAGAGTCAGGCAGAGAATTGAAGTCACCACAAAGTAACAGTTGAACATTGGAAGAATCAGGCTTGTGACCAGGTCTGAAAGACTGGCCAGCTTGGTCCAAAATGGAACGTAATTCATTACTGAGCATCATTGTCTGTATTAATTTAACATCGCAAAATTCTGGATCCCAATGAATGTGGGCTGTGCAAACTAAAATCGGTTGTTGAACTTGTGCTAGATCAGATGGAATTCCTGAAAAAATGCCAAATAGTATTGCTTTACTTTTAGTGAACATAATTTAATGTCTCGCCGAATATTcgtaaattttattcaaatggTTTGATTAAGAAACAGCTGATGAATTATGGATATTAAAATCATATATTAAATAGTAAATagcaaatatttgtaaaatataataataattaattccgTAGATTTTAATACGTATACGTAGAACAGGTGTGAATATTAATTAGTCTGGAACAATATAAAGCGAATAAATCAattaattgaagtaaataatattatattaaatttataatgtCATGTACTTATTAGGACAGGTTCAAATTTTATGACGATTGTCGAATAAATAAATCTTGGGATACCAAAAAGGGAATATTACTACTGAGCGAAAAAATATTAACGCAAAGTTGCCGTTATTAATCAGTCTAATAAATCTTATCCCATCTAATGAAATTCATAATTATGCAAGAGGTGAATAGTAAGAGGaaaataagaagagaaatatttataatacgaaaGAATGATAATGacttttcaaagaaataataaacttgAATTTATTGTTAAGATAGTCTTTTCGTAATCGTTTTTCATTAAATACGGTATTTATTTCATTACATTAGTATTTTGTGAGAAGTAACTATCTATCTTGAAATGCAACTGAGTTTATATCACAATGTTCTAACTACAAGTTTAGGGTAACTGCTAATTAATTCTATTAACGcaattcttctttcttcttgtaTATGAAAATATCATCTAAATCGagcaattattaataattaatgcaGAGGAAGacattaaaattatatacacatgtatgtTGTAGAAATTTGATGAgttacaataaaatattaaaccaTAATAACTATGTATAAGTTATATACataagttttatttttatgCACATCTCATTCTTTGCAAATATATGATATTTGATTCATCTGattcaaatttatttacttGTGTGATTTTATAAATTAGACTAAAGTGGTAGAAATGATAGAATAATTTATACATGATCTAATATCACACTGATATGAAAGATGAGAACAATAGTTggttattgtacaatttatttaagacttataaaataatcaaataaaacttatggtaatatatttagaaaatgtattgtacatatatgtaaattacattattacaatatataaaatgtcACATTGATACATTTTCAACATTAGATGCTTTAAGTAACAATACATGTTCCGCAATGTATTGATCTTTATTtgtaattgataatattgtataaatGTGATTGTATATTTATGTGATTCAGCACACAAATATATCAGTATGTTATATATTgcattaaatatttaatcataATGAGTAGCTTTATATAAGAAGGTAGcaaaagaatacaaattttgcTAAAATATTATCATCAATGTAAAAACACCATAAAGGAGAGCACAAGGATATGCAATAAGAAGCCGTTGATTTTCTTCTCCTGACATAGTTGTAAGAAGCCTAGATGCGGATAAAGTTGACCAAAAAACTGTAAACGTGGCAAGAAATAAACCGATCGGGCCTCTCAAAGTTGTAAAAACACCTAAACCAGCAAGGACTACTACAGGTAATAAGCAATAACCTAACACAGATGCCACAGAAGATAATGTAATATTACTAGAATTGCTCATTAATGATTGCAGGATATACATCAAAATACACGATGTTACAGCTAAACCATAAACATAACCGAAATGTGCTTTTGAACCAGCTAATAAGAGAAACGCGGCGAGCATTAAACAAAATGCTACTGGCCCAGCTAAATCTGAATCCTGAAGTAAATAATTCGCATCGTCTATTTGTGCTTTTCTATGAAATGGATTTAACACAGCTAATGttttttgtaatattctatcagGATCGATGCCCAATTCTTCTAACAGAGGtggttcttcttcttcgtctacaAATCCAGCTGATCCTAAAATGTTTGTGTCAAACGTGATAAACAGTTATTTAAACCGACATAAAATATTGATTTCTCTAAGATTATTTCAATTGAAATCTGTTTTAAAACTATTTTTACGGTACGTACCACTAGTAAATGTACTTTGAACAGGATCGAGAACAGGATAACCTTTTTGCGCGTATGAATAATCACCAGCTTGTTGATCATTATATGTTTGAAATTCGAATTGTTGGTTAGGTTGATCAAAGCCAGAGGAATCAAAGTTATAATGGCTTTGAGGAGATTGTCCCCAATAATTTTCTTGTCCAGTATAACCAGACATttgtgtttaatattttttatagcgtataaatttatttctttttaattcgaaCTTGCACTAAATTTGTAACTGCAATTGATACATTTACATAAGTTAATAGGTTACGAAGTAGCAGTCTACTAGTTCTTGCGTGTGCTGCATGATGGCGCAGTTTGAAATAATACATATCACAGTCGATAAGCGGATAAAAACACagacgataaaaattaaaaaatcatctATATCTATAACGTATATGGATTCATCAATCGATATTAAGCTATTTGAAAGCTATTTGAAAATCAAAATTACCGACTTGACAATTTTTGTCACTTGTTACTTATTCGAGTTAGAAAAAACGTACAAAAATTTCGAAAGCTTTTTAGAAATTTCTTAAAGGTAACTGCATTTCCTACATAAGTTtgaaatatacttttattttaccAAATTACTAATTCGGTATTCTCTTCAATTATATGTAGCGTCTAGAATCTAGAAGTATTTATACAGTAGTTGTGTAAATaattatacttatacatattaCTTCATAGATTATTTACTaaacaattgaaattaattcgtATATTTAACATAGTTTCATTGATATCTATTTCCACTACCTGCACACCTATTTTCCCCTCTGACTGTAATTTTTCATACCATACATAGCTCAAAAAAATTTCCATGAATTGGATGAAAAAGGGGGATTCAGATCTAATCTTATTGACTTTCGGATATCTTGTAAAGGAGACAATCCTAAGTAACCTGCTTTTTGTCCAAGGCTTGGGACGATCATGCTTCAAAAGTtatgagaaaaagaaaattgtactTGTTACGTTGCGTTCACTCCGATATAAGTAGGTTAGGTCTAACCCACTCTAGTTTTCTTATTTAAGAGCGAAACCAGCAGCGAGATGGGGTTCCTCAGGCCGAATTCAAGGAATCTGCTTCTTGGCATCAACCTAACTTAGCCGAACCTAGCCATACCTTAACACGACATATTAGGATCGCAATCCCATTCAAATGCATATGCAATTTCATTTTTAGCCACTTACATTCGAGTAAATGCAATACGACCtgtacaattttctttttctcgtaaCTTTTGAACCGCGATCGTCCCACGCCTCGGATAAGCTGCATGTTACTCAGGGCTCTCCCCTCTACGATATATTCGAGATTCAACAAAATTAAAGTTGCGGATAAGAGATGCCCTTCTTCCACATTTTTACACCACTCTATACCGATGGGTAGGGGAGCGTAGGTGTGGTGTCCGTAGCTACTAGCTGGACACGTAACACGCGCAAGTAGTTATATTTTGAGATAGCCTCTACTCGTGAGTTAATACGCTCGTAAAAAAAGTGGATCGTATGACATGTAAGGGGACGTTTGCTAGATGGCTACCCGAGATAGGATTGACATTCTGGCATCTCTACGTCATGAATTATAAGGCTGCTCGCGTATATGTAGTCTACGAACTTGTGCCACTTCATCTTCTTCAGGTGATACGAAGCGCGCTCCTCGATTTATGTTAGCATGACTATGACTCGCAATTAATTAAGAAATTGCTCCGATATCGAATACTGTCTACCAGTGTGTTTTGTTGACTGCTTTTGCGATTCGAACACCTCTGTATCATGATCACATGCCATTCGGTTTTTAATATGCATGTTCGATTCGCTCGACCTTGTAATGGTCTGCTTGTTACGATCTTGTAATTATATCGATGGCAGTCACAGGTTTACAAGTCCGTTTGTACGAAGCTAATACGTTTAATTACGTGGGAAATATACATGattgtacagggtggttggtaactggtggtacaagcggaaagggggtgattctacgcgaaaaaaagtcgaaaatatagaataaaaactttttttaaatttttccatagagacaacgatctacagtgagatccgttataacgagacgcgatacagtgcacgcgtaccgagccaaaattcaaagtcgattttctcgaaaacaaagcctcgaatgaaaaatttttattctacattttcgacttcttttttcgcgtagaatcaccccctttccgcttgtaccaccagttaccaaccaccctgtatttctcGTTCATAGTAATATTTAGTTTAGAGCTGAGACCTGTAAATCAAATAATAGTTTTGCTTCTAAAGCAAAATTTGTCCCACCACGGGGATAATGCAAATACTTAAACAAAATCTTCTGAATAATAGAAATTAAGATACATGTTTGCATGAGAGCACGTGAAGGTTTCGAATAGTGGAAATATTTGAAAGACAATGTTTTGGTGAATGTTTGGTGCTGCGAcaggaattttcaaaattactttgaaattttgaaagcgTTCATTAGTGAACTATGATACTAAATTGATATGATTTTATGATCCAGGAGCAAGTGTGGTGAAAGTGGCAAACCGTGTGtcaaaatatacgtatacaggGCGTTCAAAAGAAGATTGATAGAAATTTAAAGAGTAGTTCTACGAAGtcgaaataagataaacatGAAGAGCAAAAATATTATGTTTGGGTTACAACCATTGGAACATTCTGTTTGTTGCAAGGAGTAATGCATTGCATGTACATAATAACACATATCCAGTTGACACGTATTTCACTCACCTCTTTTATTCTGACTAATTAAAATTAGCTacttttttctatttatattaatattagcTACTGTAATATTAGCTTTTCAGCAATATGtgctgaaattaaattacagtttcatgataaattttatatatttgcaataatttgaAGGTATCCAAATATTATACTTATGGA includes the following:
- the twin gene encoding CCR4-NOT transcription complex subunit 6-like twin, with the translated sequence MCYNVLCDKYATRQMYGYCPSWALDWEYRKKGILDEIRHYAADIISLQEVETDQFYNFFLPELKHDGYDGIFSPKSRAKTMAENDRKYVDGCAIFYRTAKFTLIKEHLVEFNQLAMANAEGSDHMLNRVMPKDNIGLAALLRTKEAAWDNGIPSDLAQVQQPILVCTAHIHWDPEFCDVKLIQTMMLSNELRSILDQAGQSFRPGHKPDSSNVQLLLCGDFNSLPDSGVIEFLTSGRVAADHRDFKDLAYKSCLQKISGCDKPNEFTHSFKLASAYSEDIMPYTNYTFEFKGIIDYIFYSKQSMVPLGLLGPLSADWFKEHKVVGCPHPHVPSDHFPLLVELEMTPTVGTSNGLISRR
- the Yip1d1 gene encoding yip1 domain-containing 1 produces the protein MSGYTGQENYWGQSPQSHYNFDSSGFDQPNQQFEFQTYNDQQAGDYSYAQKGYPVLDPVQSTFTSGSAGFVDEEEEPPLLEELGIDPDRILQKTLAVLNPFHRKAQIDDANYLLQDSDLAGPVAFCLMLAAFLLLAGSKAHFGYVYGLAVTSCILMYILQSLMSNSSNITLSSVASVLGYCLLPVVVLAGLGVFTTLRGPIGLFLATFTVFWSTLSASRLLTTMSGEENQRLLIAYPCALLYGVFTLMIIF